One Anoplopoma fimbria isolate UVic2021 breed Golden Eagle Sablefish chromosome 21, Afim_UVic_2022, whole genome shotgun sequence DNA segment encodes these proteins:
- the LOC129110607 gene encoding tumor necrosis factor ligand superfamily member 10-like isoform X2: MKETFARSSVSCLMGGDLQSITAVRGDPCWQVTQQLHLLIEKSLSQRYQKQISSVVRDEVSRVLPSLVMVDRSSPRPKVAAHVTGSFVPKLEQEGGAPVSRRVQGQKISWWEGQKGLAFLQDVQLVDGELVVPQPGLYYVYAQTYFRHTHSLEEEEDSEEDSEEEGERGRPLLQYVYKKVSSYPVPILLMKTSRTSCWSRGSQFSLHSAHQGGLFPLGAGDRLFVTVTNASAVDMDEKSSFFGAFLIS, encoded by the exons ATGAAGGAGACGTTCGCCAGGAGCAGCGTTTCCTGTCTGATGGGCGGCGACCTTCAGAGCATCACGGCGGTCCGCGGTGACCCGTGCTGGCAGGTCACCCAGCAGCTCCACCTGCTCATCGAGAAG TCTCTGTCTCAGCGTTACCAGAAGCAGATTTCATCCGTCGTCAGAG ATGAAGTGTCTCGGGTGCTGCCCTCACTCGTGATGGTCGACAGGTCTTCACCTCGCCCCAAAGTCGCCGCCCACGTCACCGGCAGCTTCGTGCCCAAACTGGAGcaagagggaggag CTCCAGTCTCGCGACGGGTTCAGGGCCAGAAGATCTCCTGGTGGGAGGGGCAGAAGGGTCTGGCCTTCCTGCAGGACGTCCAGCTGGTGGACGGGGAGCTGGTGGTGCCTCAGCCCGGCCTCTACTACGTCTACGCCCAGACGTACTTCAGACACACCCActccctggaggaggaggaggatagtgaggaggacagtgaggaggagggggagagagggaggcctCTGCTGCAGTACGTCTATAAAAAG GTGAGCTCCTACCCGGTTCCCATCCTGCTGATGAAGACGAGCCGGACCTCCTGCTGGTCCCGGGGCTCCCAGTTCTCTCTGCACTCGGCCCACCAGGGCGGTTTGTTCCCGCTCGGCGCCGGCGACCGGCTGTTCGTCACGGTGACCAACGCCTCCGCGGTGGACATGGACGAGAAGAGCAGCTTCTTTGGGGCTTTTCTCATCAGCTAG
- the LOC129110607 gene encoding tumor necrosis factor ligand superfamily member 10-like isoform X1 produces MTGSGPKLGVLLLLAVLLQTVVVTITVLHFTTALNSMKETFARSSVSCLMGGDLQSITAVRGDPCWQVTQQLHLLIEKSLSQRYQKQISSVVRDEVSRVLPSLVMVDRSSPRPKVAAHVTGSFVPKLEQEGGAPVSRRVQGQKISWWEGQKGLAFLQDVQLVDGELVVPQPGLYYVYAQTYFRHTHSLEEEEDSEEDSEEEGERGRPLLQYVYKKVSSYPVPILLMKTSRTSCWSRGSQFSLHSAHQGGLFPLGAGDRLFVTVTNASAVDMDEKSSFFGAFLIS; encoded by the exons ATGACGGGCTCCGGTCCGAAGCTcggggtgctgctgctgctggccgtCCTGCTGCAGACTGTGGTCGTCACCATCACCGTGCTGCACTTCACCACAGCTCTCAACTCG ATGAAGGAGACGTTCGCCAGGAGCAGCGTTTCCTGTCTGATGGGCGGCGACCTTCAGAGCATCACGGCGGTCCGCGGTGACCCGTGCTGGCAGGTCACCCAGCAGCTCCACCTGCTCATCGAGAAG TCTCTGTCTCAGCGTTACCAGAAGCAGATTTCATCCGTCGTCAGAG ATGAAGTGTCTCGGGTGCTGCCCTCACTCGTGATGGTCGACAGGTCTTCACCTCGCCCCAAAGTCGCCGCCCACGTCACCGGCAGCTTCGTGCCCAAACTGGAGcaagagggaggag CTCCAGTCTCGCGACGGGTTCAGGGCCAGAAGATCTCCTGGTGGGAGGGGCAGAAGGGTCTGGCCTTCCTGCAGGACGTCCAGCTGGTGGACGGGGAGCTGGTGGTGCCTCAGCCCGGCCTCTACTACGTCTACGCCCAGACGTACTTCAGACACACCCActccctggaggaggaggaggatagtgaggaggacagtgaggaggagggggagagagggaggcctCTGCTGCAGTACGTCTATAAAAAG GTGAGCTCCTACCCGGTTCCCATCCTGCTGATGAAGACGAGCCGGACCTCCTGCTGGTCCCGGGGCTCCCAGTTCTCTCTGCACTCGGCCCACCAGGGCGGTTTGTTCCCGCTCGGCGCCGGCGACCGGCTGTTCGTCACGGTGACCAACGCCTCCGCGGTGGACATGGACGAGAAGAGCAGCTTCTTTGGGGCTTTTCTCATCAGCTAG